A window of Micromonospora eburnea genomic DNA:
GGGCGAGCTGAGGGGTGGACATGGAGCTGCAACCGGGCCGCGAGGCCCTCGTCCGGGTCCCGGTGGCGACCCTCTGGGCCGCACCGGAGGCGGTCCGGCCCGTCGACCGCCCCGCGCTGGCCGACCCGCCGGACATCGCCGCCTGGGTCGCCGGCATGAACCGCGACCAACAGGTCGACGAATGCATGCTCAGCCAACTGCGGCTGGGTGAACGGGTGCTCGTCACCGAGGTGCGCACCGACGGCTGGAGCCAGGTGATCGCCCTGGACCAACCCGCCGGCAAGCTCGACCGGCGCGGCTACCCCGGCTGGCTGCCCGCCGCCCACCTGGCCGCCGCGCCGGAGACCGGCTCGTCAACCAACCCGCTGGTGGTCGACGCCCTGCTCACCGCGCTGCGCGTCGCCCCGGACGGCCCGGTGGCGCTGCCCGGTGTGGTCCTCGGCACCCGACTCGCTCCGGCCGGCCGGCCGGTGGACGGGTGGCGGCCGGTCCACGTGCCCGGCCGGGTCGACCCGCTCTGGGCGCCCGAGGGCGACGTCGTGCCACTGCCCACCGAGCGGCCGGCGCCCAAGGAGGTGCTGGCCGCCGCCGAGCGGCTGCACGGCCTGATCTACCTCTGGGGCGGTGTCTCCAGCCACGGGATCGACTGCTCCGGCCTGGTGCACCTGGCCTGGGGGCGATACGCGGTGACGCTGCCCAGGGACGCCGACGACCAGGCCGAGGCGACCACTCCCCTGGCGCTGGGCGAGGAACGCCCCGGCGACCTCTATTTCTTCGCCCGGCCGGGCCGCCGGATCCACCACGTCGGCATCGTCAGCAGCGAGCCGCACGGGGAGGTCCGGCGGATGCTGCACGCCTGCTACCTCCAGCGCCGGGTGGTGGAGGAGCGGCTTCCCCCCGAACGGGAGGCCACGCTGGTCGGCGTCCACCGCGTCTGACCCCGTACCGGAAAACGGGCGCTCCCGACGGCGGGAGCGCCCGTGTCCGCACGGTCAGCCCCGGGCTCGGGCCAGTTCGCGGCGCCGGTCCCGGGCCGACTTGAACAGGCTGGCCGCGGTG
This region includes:
- a CDS encoding C40 family peptidase, encoding MELQPGREALVRVPVATLWAAPEAVRPVDRPALADPPDIAAWVAGMNRDQQVDECMLSQLRLGERVLVTEVRTDGWSQVIALDQPAGKLDRRGYPGWLPAAHLAAAPETGSSTNPLVVDALLTALRVAPDGPVALPGVVLGTRLAPAGRPVDGWRPVHVPGRVDPLWAPEGDVVPLPTERPAPKEVLAAAERLHGLIYLWGGVSSHGIDCSGLVHLAWGRYAVTLPRDADDQAEATTPLALGEERPGDLYFFARPGRRIHHVGIVSSEPHGEVRRMLHACYLQRRVVEERLPPEREATLVGVHRV